A stretch of Prunus dulcis chromosome 6, ALMONDv2, whole genome shotgun sequence DNA encodes these proteins:
- the LOC117632863 gene encoding DNA (cytosine-5)-methyltransferase CMT3-like — translation MAGKRKSKSSPSEAPPSNSASANKLKRTEEPIAKKEVAESMEKTASPPRKLKGKAVAVKDGEEPEAKFLGKPVKDTEARKRWPKRYLGKMKQVSGPNNSNQDEDAIQARGHYIKAEVDGRNIFDLYDDAHVQAGDGNEPYVCKIVEMFEAIDGTLYFTAQWYYRSPDTVIKECATIDRRRVFLSEIQDVNPLDCLVEKLNIVRLSLNVDQNEKSKLISTCKYFCDTTYLLPYSTFMNLPEENIQTGSDDSTISSEADVDRACEVNSEGADVDKACQVNSKVAQLCPVRECGKPEVTLLDLYSGCGAMSTGLCLGAQLSNVNLVTRWAVDVNEHACQSLKLNHPETEVRNESAEDFLSLLKEWRKLCFYFNLVETKDSENDQFDFFETEDEEEEEEDGDSGNDENDSDDPEFEVAYVLEVCYGDPNKIKKRGLYFKIRWKGYGDDEDTWEPIDGLGHCRKAIGDFVSQRYASKAFPLPGDVDVVCGGPPCQGISGFNRFRNTQQPLEDEKNKQLIVFMDFVQYLNPKFVLMENVVDIVKFSEGLLGRYALGRLVGMNYQARMGMMAAGAYGLPQFRMRMFMWGARPTERLPQYPLPTHDVVVRGVIPTQFEGNTVAYDEGGPVQLERKLLLEDAISDLPAVENSENRDEMPYAGPPQTEFQRFIRLSKEYLLGSSKDESLHKTLYDHRPLELNADDYARVCEIPKRKGANFRDLPGVRVRVDNKVEWDPDVERVYLKSGKPLVPDYAMSFVKGSSSKPFARLWWDETVPTVVTRAEPHNQAILHPVQDRVLSIRENARLQGFPDYYKLCGPVKERYIQVGNAVAVPVARALGYALGLALKGSAGVDPVFPLPEKFPNIQCQIHSASSEDDA, via the exons ATGGCCGGCAAGCGCAAGAGCAAGTCTTCGCCCTCTGAAGCTCCTCCATCCAATTCCGCTTCAGCCAATAAGCTGAAGCGTACTGAGGAGCCGATAGCTAAAAAAGAGGTCGCAGAGAGTATGGAAAAAACTGCTTCTCCGCCGAGGAAGCTCAAGGGTAAAGCGGTCGCCGTCAAAGATGGAGAGGAGCCTGAAGCCAAGTTTCTTGGCAAACCGGTGAAAGATACAGAGGCTCGAAAGAGGTGGCCAAAACGGTACCTGGGAAAG ATGAAGCAGGTGTCTGGGCCAAACAACTCAAACCA AGATGAAGATGCAATTCAGGCTCGTGGCCATTACATAAAGGCAGAGGTTGATGGACGAAACATATTTGATCTGTATGATGATGCTCATGTACAA gcAGGGGATGGAAACGAACCCTACGTTTGTAAGATCGTGGAAATGTTTGAGGCGATTGATGGGACATtatattttactgcacaaTGGTACTATAGATCACCAGACACT GTCATAAAAGAGTGTGCTACAATTGATAGGAGGCGTGTATTTTTATCAGAGATTCAAGATGTCAACCCTCTCGATTGTCTTGTTGAAAAACTTAACATTGTTAGATTGTCTTTAAAT GTtgatcaaaatgaaaagagcAAATTAATTTCGACATGCAAGTACTTTTGTGACACAACATATTTGTTACCTTATTCAACTTTCATGAACTTGCCAGAAG aaaatataCAGACGGGAAGTGATGACTCAACAATTTCTAGTGAGGCTGATGTGGACCGAGCTTGTGAGGTTAACTCCGAAGGTGCTGATGTGGACAAAGCTTGTCAGGTTAATTCCAAAGTTGCCCAACTCTGCCCTGTTAGAGAGTGTGGCAAACCAGAAGTCACATTGCTTGACCTATATTCTGGTTGTGGAGCAATGTCAACTGGGTTGTGCCTTGGTGCACAATTGTCTAATGTAAATCTGGTTACA AGATGGGCTGTTGACGTAAATGAGCATGCTTGCCAAAGTCTCAAACTTAACCACCCAGAGACAGAG GTTAGAAATGAATCCGCCGAAGATTTTCTCTCATTGCTGAAGGAGTGGAGAAaactttgcttttattttaacttGGTTGAGACCAAGGACTCAGAGAATGATCAGTTTGACTTTTTTGAAACGGAAGacgaagaggaggaagaagaagatggtgatAGTGGAAATGATGAGAATGATAGTGATGATCCTGAATTTGAAGTTGCTTACGTACTAGAAGTATGTTATGGTGACCCCAACAAGATAAAGAAGAGAGGATTGTACTTTAAG ATCCGTTGGAAGGGGTATGGGGATGACGAAGACACCTGGGAGCCAATTGATGGACTGGG GCATTGTAGGAAGGCTATAGGGGACTTTGTTTCTCAACGTTATGCATCAAAAGCATTTCCTTTACCC GGTGATGTTGATGTGGTGTGTGGGGGGCCCCCTTGCCAAGGAATTAGTGGTTTCAACAGATTTAGGAACACACAACAACCGTTAGAAgatgagaaaaataaacaattgaTTGTTTTCATGGATTTCGTACAGTACCTTAACCCAAAATTCGTTTTGATGGAAAATGTGGTTGATATTGTAAAATTTTCTGAGGGACTCCTTGGACGTTATGCCTTGGGACGTCTTGTTGGTATGAACTATCAAGCTAGGATGGGAATGATGGCAGCAGGTGCATATGGGCTTCCCCAGTTTCGTATGCGTATGTTTATGTGGGGGGCCCGTCCTACTGAG AGGTTGCCTCAGTACCCACTTCCTACACATGATGTTGTTGTAAGGGGTGTTATTCCCACGCAATTTGAG GGGAACACTGTTGCTTATGATGAAGGTGGCCCGGTTCAATTAGAAAGAAAGCTTTTGTTGGAGGATGCAATATCTGACCTTCCTGCT GTTGAGAATAGTGAAAACCGGGATGAGATGCCATATGCAGGGCCTCCCCAGACAGAATTTCAGAGGTTTATCAGACTAAGCAAAGAAT ATTTGCTGGGGTCTTCAAAGGATGAATCATTACACAAGACGCTTTACGATCACCGTCCCCTAGAGTTGAATGCAGATGATTATGCACGTGTTTGTGAAATCCCGAAGAGAAAG GGTGCAAACTTCAGAGATCTACCCGGTGTTCGTGTGCGTGTTGATAACAAGGTTGAGTGGGATCCTGATGTAGAAAGAGTGTATTTGAAGTCCGGGAAACCTTTG GTCCCTGATTACGCTATGAGTTTTGTGAAGGGGTCTTCATCAAA ACCTTTTGCCCGTTTATGGTGGGATGAAACCGTACCAACAGTTGTTACTAGAGCTGAGCCCCATAACCAG GCAATTTTGCATCCTGTTCAAGACAGGGTATTGTCAATTCGTGAAAATGCAAGACTTCAAGGTTTCCCAGATTACTACAAACTTTGTGGCCCTGTCAAGGAGAG ATACATTCAAGTTGGCAATGCCGTTGCCGTTCCAGTTGCACGTGCATTGGGCTATGCGCTAGGTCTTGCTTTGAAAGGTTCTGCTGGTGTTGACCCCGTGTTTCCATTGCCGGAAAAATTCCCCAATATTCAGTGTCAGATTCATTCTGCATCATCCGAAGATGATGCTTGA